TTTAGAAAATAATGAGTTGTTTATTTTATCGACTATTGTAACTGTAGCTATTTTAATGATTGTTGCAGGTTTACAACCAGTATTTAAAAAGCATTTTGAGAAAATATCACTGCAAAAAAGATTACAAAAAGAAAAGAGAACTAAAGTACACAAAACATTATTTATTACGCAGTTTAGTCTTGCTATTGTTTTATTAATAATAGTGATAGTTATTTCGGAACAGACGAATTTTGCCTTGAATAAAGCTTTAGGAGCGAAAGAAAATATAGTTTGCCTACCTTTGGTTCATTCTGATATTCAAAAAGATTTTGAATTCTTTAAATCAGAGCTATTAAAAGAAAGTAGTATCTCATCTGTCTCGGCCATGATGGATACACCCGGAAGTGAAACCCATGACATGTTTTCTTATACTTTCCAAGGTGCTCCTGAATTGGAACCTAATACTAATACAATTGGAGTTTTTGCAGCTGATTACTCTTTTGCAGAAGTATTTGGACTTACTTTTTTAGGTGGTAGAAATTTTACTGAAACTAATATTGATGAACCTGGAAATGGAGAATATCTAATAAATGAAAGTGCATTATATCAATTGGGTTTTCGTGATCCACAGGCTATTGTTAACAAGCAATTCTCTTTACTTTCTCCTGTTCCTGGAGTAGTACTACCTGAGGGAAAAGTTATTGGAGTAGTTAAAGATTTTCATTTGTCAGGGTTACAAAACAAAGTAGAGCCACTTGTGCTTTTTAAAAGAGAAAATAGTTGGTTGAACAGTATAGTAATTTCATATAGAACTCCATTTGAAAAGGAAGCTCTTTTAAGTATTGAAAATATTTGGAGAAATCTATTTCCGGAATATCCCATAGATTATGTTCAGGTGAATTCAATTTATAAAAATGTATATAAAACGGAGCTTATTCAGAAAAAATTAATTTTATTATTTACCCTGATATCCATATTCGTATGTACTATGGGAGTCTTAGGTCTAGCACTAATGATTACGCAAAGTAGGTTTAAGGAGATTGGAATCCGAAAAGTTAATGGGGCTAGTAGAGCTGAAATTTTAATATTACTTAATCGTAATTTTATGAAATGGTTGGTAGTGTCCTTTGTTGTAGCTTCACCACTTGCATATTTCGCCGTAGCTAAATGGTTGGAGAGTTTTGCATATAAGATTACCTTAAGTCCTTGGATGTTTTTATTTTCCGGTGGGGTAGTTATTTTAATTACACTTTTAACCGTTAGCTGGCAAAGCTATAAGGCGGCTACTGCTGACCCTGTTAAAAGCTTAAGAACGGAATAATAAATATGATTTTAACCATCAACCACTAATATGCTATTTCACTAATCAACTAATTCACTACATAAAGATGTTATTACAATTAAGAAATATTTTCAAATGGGTACAGCAAGGCGGTCAACGCGTGTTTTTGCTAAAGGATATTAATTTAGAAGTACAGGAAGGCGAATTCATTTCAATTATGGGTCCGTCCGGTTCAGGGAAATCCACATTATTGAATGTCATAGGTATGCTAGATACGTTTGATGAAGGAGAGTATGATTTCTTGAACGAATCTGTACATACCTTAAAAGAAAAATACCGTTCTAATCTGTATAAAGAATATATAGGTTTTGTGTTTCAGTCATATCACTTATTAGATGATTTAACGGTAGAGGAAAATTTAGAAATGCCTTTGTTGTATAAGAAAATAAAAGGTTCTGAAAGAAAGGCACTGGTAGCCGATATGTTGGATAGGTTCAATATTGTAGGTAAAAAAGATCTGTTCCCAACACAGTTAAGTGGTGGACAGCAACAATTGGTTGGTGTGGCAAGAGCATTAATTGCAAACCCAAAACTGATATTGGCAGATGAGCCAACAGGCAACCTAAACTCTCAACAAAGCGAAGAAATCATGCAGCTTTTTAAGAAGCTTAATGAAGAAGAAGGCGTCACCATTATACAAGTAACACACTCGGAAAAGAACGCCGAATATGGTTCAAGAATCATCAATCTTTTAGACGGCAGACAGATTTAGTTTTTGAAATATATAAAAAGACATTTCAAGCGCAGTCGAGAAGCGTTAGGTTTTAATATAATTTGCGAATGTCGGTTCGTGTGCCCCTTATTCAATTTTTCATTGAATAAGGGGTGTATCGAGAACCTTTTGAAAACGAATAGTTGTCGACTTAATTGAAAATTATAGTATTCCAACAACCAACAACCAACAATCAACGAATCACTAATCCGTATACCCTTCAGGATGCATTTCATCATAATCCGTTTGGTCTTGAAATGCTTTTGCTAATAAAAGAATACTGGCTTCGTCATACAAGTTGCTAATTAGCGTGATACTGGTTGGGTGCTTTTTTTTATCTAACCCAGTAGGAATGGAAATTGCCGGATGACCGGTAAGGTTTGTAATAATTGAAAGTCTGTTGCCGGAACTTGGTGAAATAAGCACATCATAATCTTTCATAACGGCCTGCATTTTTTCAATAAGTACCTGTCTTTGTCTGTTGGCTTGTATATATTCTACTGCGGGAATAAAGCGTGCCTGGCGTAATGAATTTGCTCTTGAACGTTGGTGTTGTTCAACCATTTTATCCACTTCTTCAGCTCTGACCATATCATCGAAAAATGCACCCGCTTCTGCTCTTAAAATGATATCAAAACTATTGTAGGGCACATCTTTAGGTAGTTCTACGGCGTGTAAGGAAATGCCCATATCTTCAAATTTCTTCACGGCATTATCTAAATTTTCTTTACTAAGTGAAGAGTCTTTTTCAATGTCATTTTTTAAATAGGCAACTTTAAGAGACTTGTAGTCTTTGTTGGGGTCAAATCCGTCAGGGAAATCCGTCGTCATACCATCTTTAGGGTCCTTGCCTGTAATTACGCTGTAAACAATTGCGCAGTCCTCAGCACTTCTGGTCATAGGACCAACCTTGTCCATAGACCAGCTTAAACTCATTACACCATGTCTGCTTACTCTACCGTAAGTAGGGCGTAATCCTGTAATTCCGTTTCTGGTACTTGGTGATAATATTGAGCCAAGGGTTTCAGTTCCTAATGAATAAGGTACTAGTCCCGCTGAGGTTGCCGATCCTGAGCCCGCGGAAGAACCTGATGCTCCTTGTGTGGTATCCCAAGGATTTTTTGTTTTACCGTCGAACCAAACATCACCACGTGCCAATGATCCAGAAACTAATTTGGCTACTAAAATACCACCTGCATCCTGTAACTTTTGCACCACCGTGGCGGTCATATCAATTTGTTGGTCGCGGTAGGGTGCTGCTCCCCACGTAGTTTTGTAACCTTCTACTGCCATTAAATCTTTTACACCATAAGGTATACCATGAAGAATTCCACGATATTTTCCGTTGGCAATTTCGGCATCCATGGTTTTAGCTTGTTCCAGTGCCATCTCTTCGGTTATGGTTATGGTACACTGCAAGATGTCGTTATATTTTTTTAAGCGTTCAATAAAAAATTGGGTCAATTCTAGCGAGCTAATTTTTTTGTTTTTAATTAGGGATGCTAGTTGAGGTATTGAATAAAAAGCTAGATCAGCTTTATTTTCTGGTATGTCAATGTTATTCGGAATTTCCCATTCTGGAAACCCAGATTGTGGTTTTGGCGTAAAATTCATTGGTAATGGGTCAAATCTAACCGCAGGTACCACATCGTAATCTAGAGTGTATTTTCTAAGGGAATCAAATCCTTTTTTGTTTCGCTGTAAATAAGGATATAAGGTGTCTATATATTTCTTGTCAAAATCAAGCCCTATTAGTTTTTGAGAGCGCTTTACATCTTTTTTTGTAAAATCAGTATGAGAACTGGAGCATGAAGTAATGAAAAGGCAAAAAAGTAGACTATGAAATGAAAGAAGGAGAGTTTTTTTGGTAGGTTGGTACATGTTGTAAAGTTTTAAGAAGATTCTAATGTACGTCTTTTGAAAAATTTATGTGAATTGCCCAATCATAAAAAAATGTGAATTGAATATCTATGAATAAGAGGATCTGTTTATAATGGCATCTTCATTTTCAATACGCTAGCTTCTTAATCTGATAACTAAGGATTATCTTTGTAACCTACTTGTCAATGGGCAGGTTTTGAATGAATTTATACAATGAAGATAGATAAGAAGGATGTTTTAAAGGCTTTGGAGCATATTACGGTTCCCGGGGAAGGCAAAAACATGGTAGAAAGTGGTGCGGTAACCAATATTCAAATTTTTGGTGATGAGGTAGAGGTAGATATTACCATTGCCAATCCAAGTTTACAAGCACGCAAAAAGACCGAAGTGGAGATTTTAAAAGTCATCCACAGAGAGGTGTATGAAAAAGCTAAGATTAAGATCAATATTAAAGTTGAAGCACCTGCGGCAAAACCAAAGGTGAATGAAATTAAAGGCAAGCCTATACCGGGTATTAATAATATTATAGCCGTAGCCTCTGGTAAAGGGGGTGTGGGTAAATCTACGGTAACGGCCAACCTTGCGGTTACCTTGGCAAAAATGGGCTTTAAAGTAGGTCTTTTAGATGCTGATATATATGGGCCTTCAATGCCTATTATGTTCGACGTTGCCAATGAGAAACCATTGGCGGTAAACGTAGAGGGTAAATCTAAAATGAAGCCTGTAGAGAATTACGGAGTAAAATTATTGTCCATTGGGTTTTTTACCCAACGAGACCAAGCGGTTATTTGGAGAGGACCTATGGCGTCAAAAGCATTGAACCAAATGATTTTTGATGCACATTGGGGCGAGTTGGATTTTATGCTGATCGATTTGCCACCGGGTACCGGTGATATTCATTTGAGTATCATGCAATCTTTACCAGTTACAGGCGCTGTTGTAGTGAGTACACCACAAGAGGTTGCCTTGGCAGATGCTAGAAAAGGTGTGGCCATGTTTCAGCAAGATTCTATAAATGTTCCTGTTTTAGGAATCGTGGAGAATATGGCATATTTTACACCTGCAGAGCTGCCAGAAAATAAATATTATATTTTTGGTAAAGAAGGCGCTAAGAACCTGGCAGAAGATTTAAATGTACCTTTCTTAGGTGAAATGCCATTGATACAGAGCATACGTGAAGCTGGTGATGTTGGTAGGCCTGCGGCTTTGCAAACCGCTACACCTGTAGAAAAAGCATTTGAAGAATTGACAAAGCAGGTGGTTAGTGAGGTGGTTGCTAGAAACAAGACAATGCCACCTACAGAAGCAATAAAAATTACTACAATGGCGGGTTGTTCGCCGGTTAATAAAAAATAGATATGACTGCAACAGAGCTAAAAGTGAATGTGGAAAAAGCATTGGAAGAGATTAGACCTTTCTTACAGAGCGATGGTGGGGACATTAGTCTTATTTCTATTGAAGAAGAAACGGTTACAGTGCGTTTAGAAGGTGCTTGTGTTGGTTGCAGTGTCAATCAAATGACCTTAAAGAGCGGTGTAGAAATGACCATTAAGAAATACGCACCACAAATTCAAAATGTAATTAATATAGAAGCTTAGATCTTGATAATTGTCATGATATTTAAAACAATAGAATGATAATTTTGAGAAATATTACAAACCATCTTAGTAATGATTAAGACCGATATATTAATAATTGGCGCGGGACCTACGGGTCTTTTTGCCGTTTTTGAAGCCGGACTCCTAAAACTTAAGTGCCATTTGATAGATGCCTTGCCACAGGCTGGTGGTCAGTGTGCAGAGATTTATCCAAAAAAACCCATTTATGATATTCCGGGCTTTCCAGAAGTTTTGGCGGGCGATTTGGTGGACAATCTTATGGAGCAGATTAAATCTTTTCAACCTGGTTTTACTTTGGGCGAACGTGCCGAAACTATTGAAAAGTTAGAAGATGGCAGTTTTGTGGTCACTACCAATAAGGGAACAAAGCATAATGCCCCGGTTATAGCCATTGCAGGTGGGTTAGGAAGTTTTGAACCTAGAAAACCTTTGTTGGATAATTTAGTAAAATTTGAAGATAACGGTGTTGCTTACATGATTAAGGATCCAGAAGTGTATCGTGATAAGAAAGTGGTTATTGCAGGTGGTGGAGACTCGGCATTGGACTGGAGTATATTTTTGGCAGATGTAGCTGCTCAGGTGACATTGGTGCACAGAAGAAATGAGTTTAGGGGCGCTTTGGATTCTGTAGAAAAGGTTCAAGAATTGAAGAATCAAGGCAAACTTAATCTGATTACCCCCGCTGAAATTATTGCCTTAAATGGGGATGATAAACTAGAATCTGTACTAATCAGAAAAATATCCGATGCTAAGGAAGAGCTTGTTTTGGAGGTCGATGATTTTATTCCTTTATTCGGGCTATCTCCCAAATTAGGACCTATTGGAGATTGGGGATTGGAGATTGAAAAAAATGCCATAAAGGTGGATACCTTTGATTACCAAACCAATATTCCGGGTATATACGCCATTGGAGATGTCAATACCTATCCTGGTAAACTAAAACTGATTCTATGTGGTTTTCATGAAGCAACGCTAATGTGCCAAAGCGCCTTTCAAAAAATTCATCCAGATAAGAAGTATGTAATGAAATACACTACCGTAGGTGGAGTAAGCGGTTTTGATGGAACAAAAAAAGAAGCGCCTAAAGCGGTGGTGAAGAAGATTGAATAAAGTAAGTTCATTAGTGAAATAGTGAAATAGTGAAATAGTGAAATAGTAAAGATGACTATACAACGATTTGAAGACCTAAAGGTTTGGCAGAAATCTCAGGATTTAGCGGTTCTTATCTATAAACAATTTAGGGATTTAAAAGATTTTGGTTTTCGGGATCAGATTACTAGGGCTTCAGTATCTATTTCTAATAACATAGCAGAAGGTTTTGAAAGAAGTTCTAATGCGGATTTTAAACGCTTTTTATATTTTTCTTTAGCTTCCAACAGTGAACTAAGATCCATGCTTTATCTTGCGCAAAGATTAGCATATGTAGAAAAAGAAATGGCATTAGAATTGATAAATGAAACTAATCAAGTATCAAAAATGTTATATGCCTTTATTAAATCAATGAAGTAATATTTTTCACTAACCCACTAACCCACTAACCCACTAATTTATGACCGATATAAAAATTACAATAATAGACCGTGACGGAGTATCTCATGAAATTGATGCCCCAACAGACATGAATATGAACCTTATGGAAGTCGTACGTTCGTATGAACTGGCGCCAGAAGGAACCATAGGTATTTGTGGAGGTATGGCAATGTGTGCATCTTGTCAGTGTTATGTGGAATCTGATCACGAATTGCCGGAAATGAGCGATGACGAAGAAGCTATGCTGTCCGAAGCTTTTAATGTTAAGGATAATTCACGTTTAGGCTGTCAATTGCATATTTCTGAAGACATGGACGGACTCAAAGTAGAGTTGGCTCCAGAGGATATATAAATGTCATTGCGAGAAAACGAGATGTAATCGAGATTGACGAAGCAATCTGCTGAATTCGTGTTCCTAAGTTTTTGCACTGCGCAAAAACAACAGTTATTTTAATTTTCCAACAACCAACAACCAACAACCAACAACCAACAACCAACAACCAACAACCAACAACCAACAACCAACTTATATCCTAGCCTGATACGTAAACAGATTATGGTATCTACCTTCTTTGGCAATCAGCTCTTCATGGGTTCCTTGCTCAGCAATACGTCCGTTTTCAATCACTAAAATCTGATTTGCCTTTCTGATAGTGCTTAAACGGTGCGCAATGACAAAAGTGGTTCTTCCTTTCGTTAGTTCAGCCAAACTCTTTTGAATTAAAGCTTCGCTTTCCGTATCGAGGTTAGAGGTAGCTTCATCTAAAATCAAGATTCTTGGATTTGCCAACACAGCTCTGGCAATGGCAATACGCTGGCGTTGACCACCAGATAATTTTACGCCACGTTCCCCTATAACGGTATTCAATCCCTCTTCAAATCTATCGGTAAATTCATCAACATAAGCTGCTTTGATCGCTGCTTGTAATTCTTCTTCAGAAGCATTTGGTCTAGGGAAAAGAATGTTCTCTCTAATTGTGCCCTCAAATAGAAAATCATCCTGTAAAACCACGCCTAAAAATTGTCTAAAACTGGTTAGGTCAACTTTTGAAAGGTCCGTGCCATCTATGGTAATTTCACCGGAGTCAGGGTTTAAAAAACTAGCCGCTAAACCTGCAATGGTAGACTTCCCGGATCCAGAACTACCCACAAGGGCAATAACATCACCAGATTTAGCTTCAAAGCTAATGTTGTGCAAGACATCTTTATCTTCCTCGTACGCAAAGCTTACGTCCTTAAAAGCCATATCTCCTTTTAATTGGGAAAGCACAATAGTTCGGTCTTTTTCGTCAGACTCTGAAACCTTGTTCATCAATTCTTCGGTACGATCTAAACCGGCCAAAGCTTCGGTCAGCTGGCTTCCAATATTGCTCATTTGTACAATGGGCGCTACCATTAGGGCAAGAAGAAAAGTAAACTCAAAATACTCGCCCGTAGTCAATTCGCCCTGCATCATTTGGTATCCACCATACCCCATCATAATTCCTGTAGTGGCCAATCCCAATAAAAAGGTAGAAGCACTGGTCATAAAAGCGGTAGCCGTTAAACTCTTTTTTACATTTTGGTATAGTTTGTCAACCCCTTCTTCAAAAACCTTACTTTCTTGCACCTCTGCGTTAAAGCCTTTAATAACGCGAATTCCACCAAGGGTTTCCGTTAATCTTCCTTTTACTTCTGCATTAATTTTACCACGCTCCCTAAAAACAGGTCTTATAATCTTAAATGCCTTTAGAGCAATGAATGCAAATAATATTAAGGGTACAAAAGTCAATAAGGTCATTATTGGGCTAATTCTCAATAACAATACAAGAGACACTACAGCGGTAATGGTACCACCAACAAGTTGTACGAGTCCGGTGCCAATTAAATTTCTAACCCCTTCCACATCGCTCATGATTCTAGAAACTAATGAGCCGGATTTGGTGTTGTCAAAAAATCGAATAGGTAATGAAAGTACTTGCTTTTGTACCTGTGCACGAAGTTCGGAAATCATGTATTGTGCCTGAATGCTAAGCACTTTGGTAAGTAGGAAAGACATGACCGCTTGTATCAAAAATGCAAAAATAACAACGGCAACCAATATTTTTAATAGGTCATAGTTTTTATTAGGGATGATATCATCTAAAAAGTATCGTAAAGAAACCGGTGCCACAAAACTAGCAGCTTTACTGATTACGATAAGCAATAAACCCAACAAAACCAGTTTTCTGCGTGGCCATATAATTGTTTTAAAAGCGGTTAGTATGCTTACTTTTTTTTCTGCCATAGGTGTTTGCTCTAACTAATTACTGTTTAATTATTCCATTGTCCGTTCGAGCGCAGTCGAGACCGATCGGCAATGAGTTGCAAGTTACTTCAATTCTAAAGTTTTACCGAATCTAGAATAGGTTTTGATATTGGCTAAGAGTATGGATAAAGGTTTTTATATTTGAGTATCCTGATTACCGACCGATGCTTAAAAAAACCATTTTTCTTTTTTTATTAGTTACTTTTTATACGAATGCGCAAGAGCAATACTATGAATTGCGTGATTTCGTAACTGATAGTGCAGGCATTTTCACAGCAAGTCAAACAGCAGATTTAAATCAGCGTTTGGTAGCGTTTGAGGAGAATACTACCAATCAACTAGTAATAGTCACGATAGATGAGTTGGGTTTTGATACCATTGAGTCTTATGCCAACGGACTGTTCAATCAAAATAAAATTGGTCAAGAAGGAAAGGATAACGGACTACTGATTCTGTTTTCAGAATTGGACCGAGAAGTAAGAATAGAGGTAGGTTATGGGTTGGAACCGTACATTACAGATGCCGTTGCTTCAAGAATTATTAGAAATACGATGATTCCCAAATTTAAGGAGGAGGCATATTTTGATGGTGTTGATGAGGCTACTGATCAGCTTATAGTGTTTCTCAATAACCCAGAAGCCTTGGATGAGTTTAAACAAGAAATTGAAGATAAAGAACGGAAGGAAAAACTTTATATGTACATTTTTCTTGGTGTATTTCTATCAATATTTATTGGGGT
The sequence above is a segment of the Maribacter dokdonensis DSW-8 genome. Coding sequences within it:
- a CDS encoding ABC transporter ATP-binding protein, with product MLLQLRNIFKWVQQGGQRVFLLKDINLEVQEGEFISIMGPSGSGKSTLLNVIGMLDTFDEGEYDFLNESVHTLKEKYRSNLYKEYIGFVFQSYHLLDDLTVEENLEMPLLYKKIKGSERKALVADMLDRFNIVGKKDLFPTQLSGGQQQLVGVARALIANPKLILADEPTGNLNSQQSEEIMQLFKKLNEEEGVTIIQVTHSEKNAEYGSRIINLLDGRQI
- a CDS encoding ABC transporter ATP-binding protein, with the protein product MAEKKVSILTAFKTIIWPRRKLVLLGLLLIVISKAASFVAPVSLRYFLDDIIPNKNYDLLKILVAVVIFAFLIQAVMSFLLTKVLSIQAQYMISELRAQVQKQVLSLPIRFFDNTKSGSLVSRIMSDVEGVRNLIGTGLVQLVGGTITAVVSLVLLLRISPIMTLLTFVPLILFAFIALKAFKIIRPVFRERGKINAEVKGRLTETLGGIRVIKGFNAEVQESKVFEEGVDKLYQNVKKSLTATAFMTSASTFLLGLATTGIMMGYGGYQMMQGELTTGEYFEFTFLLALMVAPIVQMSNIGSQLTEALAGLDRTEELMNKVSESDEKDRTIVLSQLKGDMAFKDVSFAYEEDKDVLHNISFEAKSGDVIALVGSSGSGKSTIAGLAASFLNPDSGEITIDGTDLSKVDLTSFRQFLGVVLQDDFLFEGTIRENILFPRPNASEEELQAAIKAAYVDEFTDRFEEGLNTVIGERGVKLSGGQRQRIAIARAVLANPRILILDEATSNLDTESEALIQKSLAELTKGRTTFVIAHRLSTIRKANQILVIENGRIAEQGTHEELIAKEGRYHNLFTYQARI
- a CDS encoding TPM domain-containing protein: MLKKTIFLFLLVTFYTNAQEQYYELRDFVTDSAGIFTASQTADLNQRLVAFEENTTNQLVIVTIDELGFDTIESYANGLFNQNKIGQEGKDNGLLILFSELDREVRIEVGYGLEPYITDAVASRIIRNTMIPKFKEEAYFDGVDEATDQLIVFLNNPEALDEFKQEIEDKERKEKLYMYIFLGVFLSIFIGVGGFFFLKSYRNIIEVFRGIFMGKLGVLPGVFMLLGGSISTIFGMVFMVVPLFVGYSIYTTDQDLAMRIFDHPKVLLWLLLPFFGIAAIIAFFKLKLSDNEDFSISWLKNDKTYYRKTFSSSGSHSFGSGSSSSGGGSSFSGGGGSSGGGGASGSW
- a CDS encoding NifU family protein, translated to MTATELKVNVEKALEEIRPFLQSDGGDISLISIEEETVTVRLEGACVGCSVNQMTLKSGVEMTIKKYAPQIQNVINIEA
- a CDS encoding Mrp/NBP35 family ATP-binding protein, encoding MKIDKKDVLKALEHITVPGEGKNMVESGAVTNIQIFGDEVEVDITIANPSLQARKKTEVEILKVIHREVYEKAKIKINIKVEAPAAKPKVNEIKGKPIPGINNIIAVASGKGGVGKSTVTANLAVTLAKMGFKVGLLDADIYGPSMPIMFDVANEKPLAVNVEGKSKMKPVENYGVKLLSIGFFTQRDQAVIWRGPMASKALNQMIFDAHWGELDFMLIDLPPGTGDIHLSIMQSLPVTGAVVVSTPQEVALADARKGVAMFQQDSINVPVLGIVENMAYFTPAELPENKYYIFGKEGAKNLAEDLNVPFLGEMPLIQSIREAGDVGRPAALQTATPVEKAFEELTKQVVSEVVARNKTMPPTEAIKITTMAGCSPVNKK
- a CDS encoding ABC transporter permease — encoded protein: MKNIILLKYALRNIKKRPVLNGIKIVGLSLGLCGILFIALFLKNELTYDEHFTKAKNIFRLTATSQGFLDNNHFARFFSAQDLPLITESIPEVESLVRMVPIRGKLIKHDEQFYKIHQGFSVDNTFFKLFDIPFLSGNINTVFQNVNSVVISKSLAENVFGNSNPIGKVISLPKGHFNAKKEDFQITGVMDDFEQQSHLHPDILFMPGKDKIKGWAYQYLLFRENANPKIVEHKISLALTELFTDDKATSNSEVKAYLMNITDIHLQSKLFREIEPNSSMTNIWVLVIAGIILLLIALSNFASLNLGMVGYLSTFLAMNQILGSSKRFISRYFLIESTVVVLTSITIILLLMYPVNTLIYKNYQLNLLENNELFILSTIVTVAILMIVAGLQPVFKKHFEKISLQKRLQKEKRTKVHKTLFITQFSLAIVLLIIVIVISEQTNFALNKALGAKENIVCLPLVHSDIQKDFEFFKSELLKESSISSVSAMMDTPGSETHDMFSYTFQGAPELEPNTNTIGVFAADYSFAEVFGLTFLGGRNFTETNIDEPGNGEYLINESALYQLGFRDPQAIVNKQFSLLSPVPGVVLPEGKVIGVVKDFHLSGLQNKVEPLVLFKRENSWLNSIVISYRTPFEKEALLSIENIWRNLFPEYPIDYVQVNSIYKNVYKTELIQKKLILLFTLISIFVCTMGVLGLALMITQSRFKEIGIRKVNGASRAEILILLNRNFMKWLVVSFVVASPLAYFAVAKWLESFAYKITLSPWMFLFSGGVVILITLLTVSWQSYKAATADPVKSLRTE
- a CDS encoding 2Fe-2S iron-sulfur cluster-binding family protein — its product is MTDIKITIIDRDGVSHEIDAPTDMNMNLMEVVRSYELAPEGTIGICGGMAMCASCQCYVESDHELPEMSDDEEAMLSEAFNVKDNSRLGCQLHISEDMDGLKVELAPEDI
- a CDS encoding amidase; this encodes MYQPTKKTLLLSFHSLLFCLFITSCSSSHTDFTKKDVKRSQKLIGLDFDKKYIDTLYPYLQRNKKGFDSLRKYTLDYDVVPAVRFDPLPMNFTPKPQSGFPEWEIPNNIDIPENKADLAFYSIPQLASLIKNKKISSLELTQFFIERLKKYNDILQCTITITEEMALEQAKTMDAEIANGKYRGILHGIPYGVKDLMAVEGYKTTWGAAPYRDQQIDMTATVVQKLQDAGGILVAKLVSGSLARGDVWFDGKTKNPWDTTQGASGSSAGSGSATSAGLVPYSLGTETLGSILSPSTRNGITGLRPTYGRVSRHGVMSLSWSMDKVGPMTRSAEDCAIVYSVITGKDPKDGMTTDFPDGFDPNKDYKSLKVAYLKNDIEKDSSLSKENLDNAVKKFEDMGISLHAVELPKDVPYNSFDIILRAEAGAFFDDMVRAEEVDKMVEQHQRSRANSLRQARFIPAVEYIQANRQRQVLIEKMQAVMKDYDVLISPSSGNRLSIITNLTGHPAISIPTGLDKKKHPTSITLISNLYDEASILLLAKAFQDQTDYDEMHPEGYTD
- a CDS encoding NAD(P)/FAD-dependent oxidoreductase, giving the protein MIKTDILIIGAGPTGLFAVFEAGLLKLKCHLIDALPQAGGQCAEIYPKKPIYDIPGFPEVLAGDLVDNLMEQIKSFQPGFTLGERAETIEKLEDGSFVVTTNKGTKHNAPVIAIAGGLGSFEPRKPLLDNLVKFEDNGVAYMIKDPEVYRDKKVVIAGGGDSALDWSIFLADVAAQVTLVHRRNEFRGALDSVEKVQELKNQGKLNLITPAEIIALNGDDKLESVLIRKISDAKEELVLEVDDFIPLFGLSPKLGPIGDWGLEIEKNAIKVDTFDYQTNIPGIYAIGDVNTYPGKLKLILCGFHEATLMCQSAFQKIHPDKKYVMKYTTVGGVSGFDGTKKEAPKAVVKKIE
- a CDS encoding four helix bundle protein; the encoded protein is MTIQRFEDLKVWQKSQDLAVLIYKQFRDLKDFGFRDQITRASVSISNNIAEGFERSSNADFKRFLYFSLASNSELRSMLYLAQRLAYVEKEMALELINETNQVSKMLYAFIKSMK